A part of Saliniradius amylolyticus genomic DNA contains:
- a CDS encoding chemotaxis protein CheW produces the protein MTQLAELAANGGQQKEFLTFVLGEEHYGLDIMAVKEIRGYEPVTSIAKAPPFIKGVLNLRGEVVPIVDLRLKFDLGEATYTEFTIVIMVTVADRIVGIVVDAVSDVVKLEDEDIRPAPEFGVAFDSRYLDGLAPLDDKMVILVDIEALITSDELGIVDKVRATEV, from the coding sequence ATGACTCAGCTGGCAGAACTGGCCGCCAATGGCGGGCAGCAAAAAGAGTTTCTGACCTTTGTATTGGGGGAGGAGCATTATGGATTGGACATTATGGCGGTGAAGGAAATTCGAGGCTATGAGCCGGTGACGTCTATTGCCAAGGCTCCACCGTTTATCAAGGGGGTATTAAATCTGCGCGGTGAGGTGGTGCCTATCGTGGATTTAAGACTGAAGTTTGACCTGGGAGAGGCTACGTATACCGAATTTACCATCGTTATTATGGTTACCGTTGCTGATCGCATTGTGGGCATTGTTGTCGATGCGGTGTCGGACGTGGTCAAACTGGAAGACGAAGACATTCGCCCGGCGCCGGAGTTTGGGGTTGCCTTTGATAGTCGGTATTTAGACGGTCTGGCGCCGCTGGACGACAAAATGGTGATTCTGGTGGACATTGAGGCTCTGATTACCAGTGACGAACTGGGCATTGTGGATAAAGTCAGAGCGACGGAAGTTTAA